A portion of the Saimiri boliviensis isolate mSaiBol1 chromosome 1, mSaiBol1.pri, whole genome shotgun sequence genome contains these proteins:
- the CCNYL1B gene encoding cyclin-Y-like protein 1B — protein MLLASKLWRSHRLWSVDDSKNPKDVAVETMSKMEKCFLELLELNIHVSAGVYAKYYFDLRALAYDHDLYFHFTFLHKDKAERLKAMSRPCEYKNLHQDVAAMKRAISMDFIGIRPTNAILF, from the exons ATGCTTCTGGCCTCCAAGCTTTGGAGAAGTCATCGTCTGTGGAGTGTGGATGACAGCAAAAATCCCAAGGATGTTGCAGTTGAGACAAT GAGTAAGATGGAGAAGTGTTTTTTGGAGCTGCTTGAGTTGAATATTCATGTGTCTGCCGGTGTTTATGCAAAATATTACTTTGACCTGCGTGCCTTGGCGTATGACCATgacctgtattttcattttacttttcttcacaAAGATAAAGCAGAGAGATTGAAG GCTATGTCACGGCCCTGTGAATACAAAAACTTGCATCAAGATGTCGCCGCTATGAAAAGGGCCATCAGCATGGATTTCATCGGTATTCGGCCTACTAACGCCAtcttattttaa